In one window of Candidatus Kinetoplastibacterium blastocrithidii (ex Strigomonas culicis) DNA:
- the surE gene encoding 5'/3'-nucleotidase SurE, whose amino-acid sequence MHILISNDDGHSSVGLKAAVDALVSIADVTVVAPESNCSGSSNSITLNRPLSVHFASDNYMIINGTPTDCVHLALTGLLDNLPDLVISGINNGANLGNDVLYSGTVGAAREAYMFGIPSIAVSLVEKGWGNLESAAMILRDIVINCIKNPFQESFLWNINIPNISLNHVNGIKSTRIGKRYPSQLSTKHKTPRNETVYWIGPVGEVSDNSDGTDFNAISNNFVSITPLGIDLTIIDNLGKINKWIGSI is encoded by the coding sequence ATGCATATTCTAATTTCTAACGATGATGGTCATTCTTCAGTTGGTCTGAAAGCTGCAGTTGATGCATTAGTCAGCATAGCAGATGTCACAGTGGTTGCTCCTGAATCAAATTGCAGTGGCTCCTCAAATTCGATAACACTTAATAGGCCATTAAGTGTACATTTTGCTTCAGATAATTATATGATTATTAATGGTACTCCAACTGATTGTGTTCATCTAGCCTTGACAGGCTTGTTGGATAATTTACCTGATCTTGTCATTTCTGGTATTAATAACGGAGCTAACCTTGGTAATGATGTTCTATATTCTGGCACAGTTGGAGCGGCTAGAGAAGCCTACATGTTCGGCATTCCTTCGATTGCTGTGTCTTTGGTTGAAAAAGGATGGGGCAATTTAGAATCAGCTGCTATGATTTTGCGTGATATAGTTATTAATTGCATTAAAAATCCTTTTCAAGAATCATTCCTATGGAACATTAATATTCCTAATATTAGTTTAAACCATGTTAATGGTATAAAGTCTACTAGAATAGGAAAAAGATATCCGTCACAATTATCAACAAAGCATAAAACTCCTCGTAATGAAACAGTTTATTGGATTGGTCCAGTTGGAGAAGTTTCTGACAACTCTGATGGAACTGATTTTAATGCCATATCAAATAATTTTGTCTCTATTACACCATTGGGAATTGACTTAACCATAATAGATAATTTAGGCAAAATAAATAAATGGATTGGAAGTATTTAA
- a CDS encoding peptidoglycan DD-metalloendopeptidase family protein yields MIYILRIINVLIRCLFFASLLLISGCVREITDFKCAHIFEISMDEKQSVNVYIVKQGDSLYKIAKHYGVDVDLLKKTNNMENSYQVNVGSLLYIPIIDNSYDESIITDSRVVRNDNFRSRRNTSSTSIDWEWPCSGLVEEYFSLKNRGIDIYGNIGDPVLAATDGRVVYSGGGVSGLGKLLILSHNEGYITAYAHNSKIFVYNGQEVTKGFKIAEMGDSDSDAPKLHFEIRKNGLPVDPLIYLPEK; encoded by the coding sequence ATGATTTATATTTTACGTATTATAAACGTACTAATAAGATGTTTATTCTTTGCCTCATTATTACTAATTTCTGGATGTGTTAGAGAGATAACTGATTTTAAATGTGCTCATATATTTGAAATTTCTATGGATGAAAAACAATCTGTAAATGTCTATATAGTTAAGCAGGGTGATAGCTTATATAAAATAGCAAAACATTACGGAGTGGATGTTGATTTACTGAAAAAAACTAATAACATGGAGAATTCTTATCAAGTTAATGTTGGTAGTTTATTATATATACCTATAATAGATAATTCCTATGATGAATCAATTATTACAGATAGTAGAGTAGTGAGAAATGATAATTTTCGCTCGAGAAGAAATACAAGTAGTACTTCGATAGACTGGGAATGGCCTTGTAGTGGACTTGTAGAGGAATATTTTAGTTTAAAAAATAGAGGCATAGACATATACGGTAATATTGGTGATCCTGTTTTAGCTGCGACTGATGGCAGAGTTGTATATAGCGGTGGTGGTGTTAGCGGTTTAGGAAAGTTATTAATTTTGAGCCATAACGAAGGTTATATAACAGCGTATGCTCATAATAGTAAGATTTTTGTTTATAATGGTCAGGAAGTTACAAAAGGTTTTAAGATAGCAGAGATGGGTGATAGCGACTCAGATGCTCCTAAATTACATTTCGAGATTCGTAAAAACGGTTTGCCAGTTGATCCTTTGATTTATCTTCCAGAAAAATGA
- a CDS encoding 3'-5' exonuclease has protein sequence MIPVLVFDIETIPDVAAIKKIGMYDECLSDQQILDLFISKRIELYGNDFVPLHLHKIVAISCVFRNNQGLYVKTLGKHSDDEHTLLECFFSIINRYFPRLVSWNGTGFDLPVIHYRSMVNCISAPKYWDTGSYGDRDLKFNNYINRYHNMHLDLMDVLSKYNGRASVSMDELTKLCNFPGKIGMNGSKVWDYWSDSKISEIRSYCETDVVNTWLLYCRFCLFRGDISKESYDDEINIVKHKISSLDGEHWKSFLKSWNN, from the coding sequence ATGATTCCTGTCCTAGTATTTGATATAGAAACTATTCCTGATGTCGCCGCTATAAAAAAAATAGGAATGTATGATGAGTGTCTATCTGATCAGCAGATATTAGATCTATTTATTTCTAAACGCATAGAATTATATGGCAATGATTTTGTGCCGTTGCATTTACATAAAATAGTTGCTATTAGTTGTGTTTTTAGAAACAATCAAGGTCTTTATGTAAAAACACTCGGCAAACATTCTGATGATGAACATACTCTGCTTGAGTGTTTTTTTTCTATTATCAATCGGTATTTTCCAAGGCTAGTTAGTTGGAATGGTACAGGTTTTGATCTTCCTGTAATACATTATCGTAGCATGGTAAATTGTATTTCTGCTCCTAAATATTGGGATACCGGTAGTTATGGTGATCGTGATTTGAAATTTAATAATTACATTAATCGTTATCATAATATGCATTTAGATTTGATGGATGTTTTATCTAAATATAATGGACGTGCTAGTGTTTCAATGGATGAGTTAACAAAATTATGTAATTTCCCAGGAAAAATTGGTATGAATGGCAGTAAGGTCTGGGATTATTGGTCTGATAGCAAAATTTCTGAAATACGTTCTTATTGTGAGACTGATGTTGTTAATACATGGTTGTTATATTGTAGATTTTGTTTATTTAGAGGAGATATAAGCAAAGAATCTTATGATGATGAAATTAATATAGTAAAACATAAAATATCATCTCTTGATGGAGAGCATTGGAAATCATTTCTTAAGTCTTGGAATAATTAA
- the rlmD gene encoding 23S rRNA (uracil(1939)-C(5))-methyltransferase RlmD: protein MKKTLRIESIDAKGIGVSHDENGKVVFVDGSLPGELVQAKIIKRKSSYDIAVLEDIIISSPHRVIPRCKYFNICGGCSIQHLDAAAQVAIKQRVLEDSFCHIGKVRPGFLFCPVYAETWHYRDRSRLFVKFLQNKDKLLLGFYERKSNRVINILNCPILSRKINILLSPIREVLHKLTIRNSISQVEIAVGENSVSLLIYNSCTPSRYDIIDLVSFGMDNSVDVWLHSGDIIYKVGDCSYEDTSYSLPEFEISIPFRPKNFTQINHKLNRILVSKVVGLMDIKSSDNVLDLFCGLGNFTFPIARMANKVLGIDIDDNLICKANSIAVNYNLQDVVSFIKLDLFSLKDSFFNNLDPFDIMLIDPPRSGADLIVRLLISLANNKRPRRVVYVSCNPHTLARDSYLLVTNGGYRIVCSGIINMFPHTSHVESITVFDT, encoded by the coding sequence TTGAAAAAAACGTTACGCATTGAATCTATTGATGCTAAGGGCATAGGGGTATCACATGATGAAAATGGCAAAGTGGTTTTTGTGGATGGTTCTTTGCCAGGTGAATTAGTGCAGGCTAAAATTATTAAAAGAAAATCATCTTATGATATTGCTGTTTTAGAGGATATAATAATCAGTTCGCCACATAGAGTTATTCCTCGTTGTAAATATTTTAATATTTGTGGTGGATGTTCTATCCAACATCTAGATGCTGCGGCACAGGTAGCGATAAAGCAACGTGTTTTGGAAGATAGTTTTTGCCATATAGGTAAGGTAAGGCCAGGTTTTTTGTTTTGCCCTGTATATGCTGAAACATGGCATTATAGAGATAGATCTCGTCTATTTGTAAAATTTTTACAAAATAAAGATAAATTACTTTTAGGTTTTTATGAGAGAAAAAGTAATAGAGTTATTAATATTTTAAATTGCCCTATACTTTCAAGGAAGATTAATATCTTATTGAGCCCTATAAGAGAGGTGCTACATAAGTTAACTATAAGAAATTCTATATCTCAAGTAGAAATTGCTGTTGGTGAGAATAGTGTATCATTGCTAATATATAATTCATGCACTCCTTCTCGTTATGATATAATCGATCTCGTCAGTTTTGGTATGGATAATTCTGTTGATGTGTGGCTGCACTCAGGTGATATCATCTATAAAGTTGGTGATTGTTCTTATGAGGATACTAGTTATTCCCTACCAGAATTTGAGATATCTATACCATTTAGGCCTAAAAATTTTACTCAAATTAACCATAAGCTTAATAGAATATTGGTATCAAAGGTTGTAGGTTTAATGGATATAAAATCATCTGACAACGTACTAGACTTGTTTTGTGGATTAGGAAATTTTACATTTCCGATTGCAAGGATGGCTAACAAGGTGCTTGGTATAGATATAGATGATAATTTAATCTGTAAGGCTAATAGTATTGCTGTAAATTATAATTTACAAGATGTAGTTAGTTTCATAAAGCTGGATTTGTTTTCCTTGAAGGATAGTTTTTTTAATAACTTAGATCCTTTTGATATAATGTTAATTGATCCTCCTAGAAGTGGTGCTGATTTGATAGTTAGGTTGCTTATCAGTTTAGCTAACAATAAAAGGCCGCGAAGAGTAGTATATGTATCATGTAATCCTCATACTTTAGCTCGTGATTCTTATTTATTAGTTACTAATGGTGGTTATAGAATTGTATGCTCTGGTATTATTAATATGTTCCCTCATACTAGTCATGTAGAATCAATAACTGTATTCGATACTTGA
- a CDS encoding peptidylprolyl isomerase, with product MFEFIRNKSRFMLLIVFLLITPAIFFSGVFNYQHEQNDPKIAKFADSYITLCEFNTAYSGFLEQLRSNVRDCKDVSMIDTPDMREHFLEELINTKLLSIVSSDMQISVTDERLRNYIASLDWGNGKGNFSNDDYIKVLSNYGMTPSEFEYNQRKFLSVRQVTDSIVSSGVTSKIVLRNYIDSLSQKRVIRTKIYNFDNYKSCVSVDPEEINSWYFKNKDFFKKPENVDVDYIVIDENDYDELLDYKDKEIELFYKNNLDKFTEPRKFSFESIFFSFDDIKSNKDKSALFKEARNILSELEKDPSYMLSSKDNSASSFIYTNYGLSTEEEILESLGQEAKEIILNLSKGHHSELLETSSGLYIFRLNKISSPHILPLKDSKDQIVLEMQQDNKRRRFYEKIDRIRELIYNKDYDIESIALDIGMKTSSIKGLTKSGITFDDKNHNAIKNSYLDTYQVLSVIFSNDFSFDKNYFGLVQISPSIFIIMKVVNYNPASIFSLEDVYSKIESIIIDDKARLLAIDYVNNDIENILKKNGFNSSEFSEKIEIYRLQSDFRLPKELVNSVMSMPVNSLPYYDKVVLDSGVLLVCLEDVLSKQDDPLIDKQIEESLLYSIGKSEWLASLRFFKNKYQLKLLDHVDDVISN from the coding sequence ATGTTTGAGTTTATTCGTAATAAAAGTCGCTTCATGCTTTTAATTGTATTCTTGTTAATAACTCCTGCTATATTTTTTTCCGGAGTATTTAATTATCAGCATGAACAAAATGATCCTAAAATTGCTAAATTTGCAGATAGTTATATTACTTTGTGTGAATTTAATACTGCCTATTCTGGTTTTTTGGAACAATTGCGTTCAAATGTTAGAGATTGTAAAGATGTAAGTATGATTGATACTCCTGATATGAGAGAGCATTTCTTAGAAGAGCTAATTAATACTAAATTGCTCAGCATTGTATCATCAGACATGCAAATATCTGTTACTGATGAAAGGCTTAGAAACTATATAGCTTCTTTAGATTGGGGTAATGGCAAGGGCAATTTTTCTAATGATGATTATATAAAAGTATTATCGAACTATGGAATGACGCCTTCTGAATTTGAATATAATCAGAGAAAATTTCTTTCTGTTAGACAAGTCACAGATTCTATAGTTTCTTCTGGAGTAACTTCAAAAATTGTTTTAAGAAATTATATAGATAGTCTATCTCAGAAAAGAGTTATACGCACTAAAATATATAACTTTGACAATTATAAATCTTGCGTTTCTGTTGATCCAGAAGAGATTAATTCATGGTATTTTAAGAATAAAGACTTTTTTAAAAAGCCAGAAAATGTCGATGTTGATTATATAGTAATAGATGAAAATGATTATGATGAGTTATTAGATTATAAAGATAAGGAAATTGAGTTATTTTATAAAAATAATCTTGATAAATTCACTGAACCAAGGAAGTTTTCTTTTGAGAGCATATTTTTCTCTTTTGATGACATTAAGTCAAATAAAGACAAGTCTGCTCTATTTAAAGAGGCTAGAAATATTTTATCTGAGTTAGAGAAAGATCCAAGTTATATGCTTTCTTCCAAGGATAATTCTGCTTCAAGTTTTATTTATACAAATTATGGCTTAAGTACTGAAGAAGAGATATTAGAATCATTAGGTCAAGAAGCTAAAGAAATTATTTTAAATTTATCCAAAGGACATCATTCAGAATTGCTGGAGACATCGAGTGGGTTATATATATTTAGATTGAATAAAATATCATCACCTCATATATTACCGCTTAAGGATTCTAAAGATCAGATTGTTCTTGAAATGCAACAAGATAATAAGAGAAGACGTTTTTATGAAAAAATTGATCGCATAAGAGAATTAATATACAACAAAGATTATGATATTGAGTCTATTGCATTAGATATAGGAATGAAAACCTCATCTATAAAGGGGTTAACTAAGAGCGGGATTACATTTGATGACAAAAATCATAATGCTATAAAAAATAGCTATTTAGATACTTATCAAGTTCTAAGTGTAATTTTTTCTAATGACTTTTCGTTTGATAAAAATTATTTTGGATTGGTTCAAATATCACCATCAATTTTTATAATAATGAAGGTAGTGAATTATAATCCTGCTTCTATTTTTTCATTAGAAGATGTTTATAGTAAGATTGAGTCTATTATCATTGATGATAAAGCTAGATTGTTGGCTATAGATTATGTTAATAATGATATTGAAAACATTCTTAAAAAAAATGGATTTAATAGTAGCGAATTCTCTGAAAAAATTGAGATATATAGATTACAATCAGATTTTAGATTACCAAAAGAGTTAGTAAATTCTGTAATGTCTATGCCTGTAAATAGTTTGCCATATTATGATAAAGTTGTCCTAGATTCAGGAGTTTTATTAGTTTGTTTAGAGGATGTTTTGAGTAAACAAGATGATCCTTTGATAGATAAACAAATAGAGGAGTCGTTACTATATTCTATAGGTAAATCTGAATGGTTAGCATCGTTAAGATTTTTCAAGAATAAATATCAACTCAAATTACTTGATCATGTGGATGATGTTATTAGTAATTAA
- the rsmD gene encoding 16S rRNA (guanine(966)-N(2))-methyltransferase RsmD produces the protein MIKNSIRIISGQYKNTKVTFPTMQELRPTPSKVKGILFNWINNHWNNNFTDKNVLDLFAGSGSLGFEAASRGANFIQMVDNDKETIQFIKKNIKKINAKNINFYYGDAIDFICKKNTKKFDLILLDPPFNQNILKKLWMFIPKTIKKYGLIYSESELDITTPENYKLLKSSRNGIVYSKLMICEYKL, from the coding sequence ATGATTAAAAACTCTATTCGCATTATATCTGGACAATATAAGAATACTAAAGTTACATTTCCAACTATGCAAGAACTAAGACCAACTCCAAGTAAAGTAAAGGGAATTTTATTTAATTGGATAAATAATCATTGGAATAATAATTTTACAGATAAAAATGTTCTTGACCTATTTGCAGGAAGTGGATCATTAGGATTTGAGGCTGCTTCTAGGGGTGCTAATTTTATACAAATGGTGGATAATGATAAAGAAACTATACAATTTATAAAGAAGAATATTAAAAAAATTAATGCTAAAAATATAAATTTTTATTACGGCGACGCTATTGATTTTATATGCAAGAAAAACACAAAAAAATTTGACCTAATCCTATTAGATCCTCCATTTAATCAGAATATTTTAAAAAAACTATGGATGTTCATACCTAAAACTATAAAAAAATATGGACTGATATATTCAGAATCAGAATTGGATATAACAACCCCGGAAAATTACAAGCTATTAAAGAGCAGCAGAAATGGCATTGTTTACTCAAAATTAATGATTTGTGAATATAAATTGTGA